One Candidatus Bathyarchaeota archaeon DNA window includes the following coding sequences:
- a CDS encoding preprotein translocase subunit Sec61beta, with protein sequence MSKKKKESTPSMPASSAGLMRFFQDEAYGIKIRPEFVLGGAILLVLSVIVAHVVF encoded by the coding sequence ATGAGCAAGAAGAAAAAAGAGAGCACTCCATCTATGCCTGCTTCTAGTGCGGGACTGATGCGCTTCTTTCAGGACGAGGCATATGGCATAAAGATAAGGCCAGAGTTCGTTCTAGGGGGAGCTATTTTACTCGTCCTTAGTGTAATCGTAGCCCATGTAGTTTTCTAA